The proteins below are encoded in one region of Brachyspira intermedia PWS/A:
- a CDS encoding dicarboxylate/amino acid:cation symporter encodes MEKKFKLGLVPRLIIGILLGIFFGQHFIPEVISRIIVTASGIFSSYLKFVIPLMIVSYVSMGIADLKEGSGFLLLVTCALAYGSTLIAGSASFLVAFNLFPSFMSADDIQKIAAAAGNSVSPYLSITVTPLLDTLAAVLFAFIIGLGISSMRGKEIGDYLYNVFKELSTIIDKVLRVSIIPLLPLYICGTFVDMTRSGKTFVILGILWKVFIVVIIMHLLYLLIAFLVSGSIGKKNPFMLMKNQIAGYATALGTQSSAATIPVNLQCAEKDGISEQIRNFVVPLCANIHMAGSMITITACATAVCLMNQIPITYSTILPFIAMLGIAMIASPGAPGGSIMTALPFLYMVGLGGPDSPLSAIMVALYITQDSFGTACNVSGDNALGVIVDTIYKKKVVKTDA; translated from the coding sequence ATGGAAAAAAAGTTTAAACTCGGTCTAGTTCCAAGACTGATTATTGGAATTTTACTTGGTATATTTTTCGGACAGCATTTTATACCAGAAGTAATATCCAGAATTATCGTTACAGCTTCGGGAATATTCAGCTCCTACCTAAAATTTGTAATACCTTTGATGATTGTTTCTTATGTATCTATGGGTATAGCAGACTTAAAAGAAGGCTCTGGTTTCTTATTACTTGTAACTTGTGCTTTAGCTTATGGATCTACTTTAATAGCAGGTTCAGCATCATTTTTAGTGGCATTCAATTTATTTCCTAGCTTTATGAGTGCTGATGATATTCAAAAAATTGCAGCAGCAGCAGGAAATTCAGTTAGTCCTTACTTATCAATAACCGTTACACCGCTTTTGGATACATTGGCAGCAGTTTTATTTGCTTTCATTATAGGACTTGGAATATCTTCTATGAGAGGTAAAGAAATAGGAGATTATTTATATAATGTTTTCAAAGAGTTATCAACTATAATAGATAAAGTATTAAGAGTATCTATCATTCCTCTTTTACCTTTATATATTTGTGGTACTTTTGTAGATATGACTAGATCAGGAAAAACTTTTGTAATATTAGGTATATTATGGAAAGTATTCATAGTAGTAATTATAATGCATTTACTTTATTTATTAATAGCATTCTTAGTATCCGGTTCAATAGGAAAGAAAAATCCTTTTATGCTTATGAAAAACCAAATAGCAGGATATGCTACAGCTTTAGGTACACAGTCATCAGCTGCTACTATACCTGTTAATTTACAATGTGCTGAAAAAGACGGTATATCTGAGCAAATAAGAAATTTCGTAGTACCTCTTTGTGCTAATATTCACATGGCCGGTTCTATGATAACAATTACAGCCTGTGCTACAGCAGTATGTTTAATGAATCAGATACCTATAACTTATAGTACTATACTTCCATTTATTGCTATGCTTGGTATCGCTATGATAGCTTCTCCTGGTGCTCCTGGCGGTTCAATAATGACAGCTTTACCATTCCTTTATATGGTTGGTCTTGGCGGTCCTGACAGCCCTTTGAGTGCTATAATGGTTGCTTTATACATCACTCAAGACTCATTTGGTACAGCTTGTAACGTATCTGGTGATAATGCTTTGGGTGTTATAGTTGATACAATTTATAAGAAAAAAGTTGTAAAAACTGACGCATAA
- a CDS encoding Spy/CpxP family protein refolding chaperone — protein sequence MKTKILLSLFIISLISSIAFAQPPAPDPANEPRYRYEATPRDREPVPPAPRDREPVPPRHRPGARGDIYRMCRNAGIYLTDEQIDEMSKIFYEYELKINDLEYQKRNIDYKFKLEREKIDIDLNLIKDLINQKKDLEKEIDYLRIEKDVAVLDVLTDEQLAQLNSYRMRYYYYR from the coding sequence ATGAAAACTAAAATATTATTATCACTTTTTATAATTAGTTTAATATCATCAATTGCTTTTGCACAGCCGCCAGCACCAGATCCAGCTAATGAACCTAGATACAGATATGAAGCTACTCCAAGAGATAGAGAGCCAGTTCCTCCAGCTCCTAGAGATAGAGAACCTGTCCCTCCAAGACATAGACCTGGAGCAAGAGGTGATATATACAGAATGTGCAGAAATGCTGGAATATATTTGACAGATGAGCAAATTGATGAAATGAGCAAGATATTTTATGAGTATGAATTAAAAATCAATGATTTAGAATATCAAAAAAGAAATATTGATTATAAATTCAAATTAGAAAGAGAAAAAATTGATATTGATTTAAACTTAATAAAAGACTTAATCAATCAAAAGAAAGATTTAGAAAAAGAAATAGATTATCTTAGAATTGAAAAAGATGTTGCTGTTTTAGATGTTCTTACAGATGAACAATTAGCACAATTAAATAGCTACAGAATGAGATACTACTATTACAGATAA